DNA from Gloeocapsa sp. PCC 73106:
TGAGGTTCGTTGATTTGTTTCCAAATTACTCTTAACATTCTTTCGGTTCTTTCGATTTGGTCGATACAGTCTCTATACTGACGAAAACTATTATCATCTTGAATAGTTCCCAGGGTAAATTTAGCTAATTTATACTTCCATTGATCGGAGTTAAAGTCCCAAGAACGAATTAAAATATTTAGAGTTTGTTCGTAAGCAAAGGGTCGATATTCTAAGAGTTCTCTTAATACTTTTTGTTTAATATTGAGAAATTCTGACCTAGGTTTTTTGACCCCACTTTTTTCCCACTCATCGATTTCCCTAATTTGATTAATATGCGTAGTTACTCCAGGAAACCAGTTAGCTAACAGTGGAAAAGTGCCGTAGCGATCTATTAAATCTTTGGCTGAGAATTCTAAACCAGTTATATAATCTCCAATAATTATATCTGGATTGTCTGGATGAGGATAACTTCCTAACTCGATGAATTGCTGAACTTTGTCGATAAATTGATTGACATTGCCCATAAATTTAATGAGTTGATTGATTTCTTCTGTTTCTAAATAAAAGGCAATTTTTTTTAATAAGATATTAACATCTCCGGTTCTACCTAACTCGAAGATTTCTCCTAGTTTGGTGTCTACATCCTCCAATTTACAGAGAATATGCTTGATACTTAAGCCGCCGATTTGTTCGGTGTCACCGGGTAATAAAACCAGGCGATCGGTGTCGGGATAATGGTCAAGAACGTATCCCCAACCTGTCAACCATCTTTGACAAGTATCAACAGCCCAAATCTCTACTAGGTCGAGAAAACGGTCATTAGTAGCAATATCTTCATAAAAGTTTTTAGCTTTGCCTTTTTGTTTTGTCTCCATACTCACCACAACAATGGGAGGATTAAGAGTAGTTTTACTACAACAATCGAATAGTTTCCAAAAGATACCCGATTGTACTTTATTTTTTAAGCCGGCGTAGGGGAATATAATAATCGCTCTAGTCGTCATGATTGCTCTTACTCGACTCGAGTACTTCTGCTATGATCTTAACTCGTTTTAACTGGGCTTCCATATCTTTTTTAGTTAAAGAAGCAGCAAAGAGATTAAAACCAAAGCTGACTAGAGGATTGGGAATAGTGAATTCAAAACGATTGACTAACAAAGTTCCTTCAGGGATAGGCTGACATTCCCAGCGATCGCGTCCTTGGAAAAAACCCTGAAATTCCCACATGATCAACCCATCTTCTCTGGCGATAACTTTGCTTTCTAAAGCGGGTTGCCAAAAGGGTAGGTTTATTTTAAAACGACTGCGACTATTTAACTCGGTACTCCACTCGCCGATCGCTTCACAACTCAATAGGGGATTCAGCCAACGATGCATTAAAGTTTGATCGGTAAGACAATGTTCTACTACCTGGGGTTTAGCTTGAATCGCGATCGCCTGTTCAAATACTTTTGACATAATTTAAGTTCACGCTTCTATACCTAGGCGTTGCAGTGCAGCCAAAGCAGCTTGTTTTTCTGCTTCTTGTTTTTTGCGTCCTTGACCTACTCCATAAACTTTACCCTGAATATGGACTTGAGTGGTAAAAGTTTTGGCGTGGGGGGGACCAAACTCTGCTATTAATTCATAACTGGGATTTTCTCCCAGATTGACAATCGCCCATTGTTGTAAGAGGTTTTTAGTATCAACTAATTGATTACTAGTTTCTCCTGATTTAGATGAGATAATTTCCTCTGCTAAACTCATGAAGATCGATTCTACGTAATTTTGCACAGCTGCTATTCCCGCGTCTAGAAAATAAGCCCCGATTACCGCTTCAAATGTATCAGACAATACAGCAGGACTCTCTCTGACGTTATCCTTTTCAGCTCCTTTACCTATGAGTATTAATTTCCCCAAGTCTAATTTTTGGGCAATTTCGGCTAGTTGTTTTTGATCTACTAACATGGCGCGCAAACGCGTTAATTGTGCTTCGCTAATCTCCTGATAGCGTCTGTATAGAAGTTCTCCTACTAAAAACCCTAAAACCGCATCTCCGAGGAATTCTAAGCGTTCGTTGTTTTCTCCATTTTTAGTGTATTCATTGACGTAGGAACGATGAGTTAAGGCTTGTTTGAATAGCTGTCGATCAATAATAGGTGGTAGTTGCATATTGAGTAGTCTTCAAATCGGCTTATTAAGTTTTATTGCTAATTGCTCGGTAGTGCAAAAAACTAAAAGGTTAACATATTTTATACTATAGTAATAAATCTAATTGCTCGATCATCATGAAAGCTTATCTAGAGCAAATATCATCGCCTTTGGGCAGAGAGCCAATTAAACAGACTCTATCAGAACACAATACCCTGATTATGGGCAGAGATCCGAGTAAGTGTCAAATTGTTCTAGATTCTAATTATTACCAAGGAGTTTCAAAAGTACACTCAGAAATTAGTCTCAAACAGTCGGGATGGGAGATTAATGATTTGGGAAGTAGCAATGGGACTTATATTAATGGTAGACGGGTTCAAGGACCCCAGAGTTTGCGGTCGGGCGATCGCATTCAGTTAGGAGAACAGGGACCAGAATTTATTTTCACTCTAGAAACAGGGATCAATCCTCCTCAATCCTACGTACCTCCTACTATGTTGCACCCTCCCACTCAACATTCGGTAGTTCCCGTTGCTCCTAGTTCTGGAAATGGGGGACTATGGGTTAAAATTGTTGGGGGTTTACTAATCAGTGTGGGTATCCTTTATGTAGTTACTCGAATACCTACCCAACAGCGCGCCGCTCAAACACCGCCAGTTCCTGAATCCCAGCCCGAAGAAGCAGCTCCGAGACCTCCAGTTTCCGAATCTCAACCAGAAGAAGCAGCTCCAAGACCTCCAGTTTCGGAATCTCAACCCAGCAATGGTACACTCCTACTAGAGGAATACTTTAATATTTATCCTGATCAGATTAAGAAAGAAAGTGTCACTGTAGACGGAATAGATTACATAGCCATATTATTACCGGTAGAAGCTAAAAGTTCCTTTGATGCTAATATCACACCGTTGGGTACTAGATACTATGATCAAAACAATCAGCCCTTGGGATTAACTTTACCTATCGTCTTCAATCCCGAGTCTTTTCAGCCCAGAGATCAGGGATTGGCAGTAATTTTCGTTCCTGTGGAGATTTCAGAAAAGTTGAAGACGATTGAAGTAGTAAAATATTAAAAGTATGAATGCCTATCTGATTCCCAAAAATCCCCATCCCGGATTAGGACAACAATCCATTAGTTACCCTCTTTCTACTCGAGAGACTCTAACGATAGGAAGGGAACCCAGTCGCTGTCAGATTCTTATAGATTCAAGTTATTATCAAGGTGTTTCACGAGTTCATGCAGAGATAAAACCGGTTAATTATCCCACCACTCATAATATTTTGACTTGGGAAATTAGCGACTACAGT
Protein-coding regions in this window:
- a CDS encoding SRPBCC family protein → MSKVFEQAIAIQAKPQVVEHCLTDQTLMHRWLNPLLSCEAIGEWSTELNSRSRFKINLPFWQPALESKVIAREDGLIMWEFQGFFQGRDRWECQPIPEGTLLVNRFEFTIPNPLVSFGFNLFAASLTKKDMEAQLKRVKIIAEVLESSKSNHDD
- the rnc gene encoding ribonuclease III yields the protein MQLPPIIDRQLFKQALTHRSYVNEYTKNGENNERLEFLGDAVLGFLVGELLYRRYQEISEAQLTRLRAMLVDQKQLAEIAQKLDLGKLILIGKGAEKDNVRESPAVLSDTFEAVIGAYFLDAGIAAVQNYVESIFMSLAEEIISSKSGETSNQLVDTKNLLQQWAIVNLGENPSYELIAEFGPPHAKTFTTQVHIQGKVYGVGQGRKKQEAEKQAALAALQRLGIEA
- a CDS encoding FHA domain-containing protein; translation: MKAYLEQISSPLGREPIKQTLSEHNTLIMGRDPSKCQIVLDSNYYQGVSKVHSEISLKQSGWEINDLGSSNGTYINGRRVQGPQSLRSGDRIQLGEQGPEFIFTLETGINPPQSYVPPTMLHPPTQHSVVPVAPSSGNGGLWVKIVGGLLISVGILYVVTRIPTQQRAAQTPPVPESQPEEAAPRPPVSESQPEEAAPRPPVSESQPSNGTLLLEEYFNIYPDQIKKESVTVDGIDYIAILLPVEAKSSFDANITPLGTRYYDQNNQPLGLTLPIVFNPESFQPRDQGLAVIFVPVEISEKLKTIEVVKY